The following proteins are encoded in a genomic region of Oncorhynchus keta strain PuntledgeMale-10-30-2019 chromosome 6, Oket_V2, whole genome shotgun sequence:
- the wdr45 gene encoding WD repeat domain phosphoinositide-interacting protein 4: MAQPRGVNSLQFNQDQSCFCCAMETGVRIYNVEPLIEKGHLDHEQVGSVAQCSMLHRSNLLAVVGGGVNPKFSEISVLIWDDAREGRDPKDKLVLEFTFTKPVLAVRMRHDKIIIVLKNRIYVYSFPDNPVKLFEFDTRDNPKGLCDLCPSLEKQLLVFPGHKCGSLQLVDLSNTKPGTSSAPFTINAHQSEIACLALNQPGSVAASASRKGTLIRLFDTSTRDKLVELRRGTDPATLYCINFSHDSSFLCASSDKGTVHIFALKDTKLNRRSALARVGKVGPVIGQYVDSQWSLASFTVPAECACICAFGKNTSKNVNSVIAICVDGTFHKYVFTPDGNCNREAFDVYLDICDDDDF, translated from the exons ATGGCCCAACCGAGAGGAGTCAACAGTCTACAGTTCAACCAGGACCAGA gttGTTTCTGTTGTGCCATGGAAACCGGTGTCAGGATCTACAATGTGGAGCCTCTTATAGAGAAGGGGCATCTTG ACCATGAGCAGGTGGGTAGTGTGGCCCAGTGTTCAATGCTGCATCGCTCCAACCTGCTGGCTGTAGTAGGAGGTGGAGTCAACCCCAAGTTCTCCGAGATCTCAG TGTTGATCTGGGATGATGCTCGGGAGGGGAGGGACCCCAAGGACAAGCTAGTGCTGGAGTTTACCTTTACCAAGCCTGTTCTGGCCGTACGCATGAGACACGACAA gatcatCATTGTGTTAAAGAACAGGATCTATGTCTACAGTTTCCCTGACAACCCTGTGAAACTGTTTGAGTTTGACACCAGAGACAACCCTAAAg gaCTGTGTGACCTGTGCCCCAGTCTGGAGAAACAGCTGCTGGTCTTCCCTGGACATAAGTGTGGAAGTCTACAGCTTGTG GACCTTTCCAACACCAAGCCTGGCACATCGTCCGCCCCCTTTACCATCAACGCCCACCAGAGTGAGATCGCCTGCCTGGCGCTCAACCAGCCTGGCAGCGTCGCGGCCTCTGCCTCCCGCAAGGGTACCCTCATCAGACTGTTTGATACTTCCACCAGAGACAAACTAGTGGAGCTGCGCAGAGGAACAGACCCTGCTACACTCTACTG CATCAACTTCAGTCATGACTCTTCGTTCCTGTGTGCCTCCAGTGACAAGGGCACTGTTCACATCTTTGCTCTCAAAGATACTAAACTCAACAGACGCTCAGC ATTGGCTCGTGTGGGGAAGGTGGGCCCAGTGATTGGTCagtatgtggacagccagtggtcATTGGCCAGCTTCACCGTTCCGGCAGAGTGTGCCTGTATCTGTGCGTTTGGGAAGAACACCTCTAAAAACGTCAACTCTGTCATCG CTATCTGTGTTGACGGGACGTTCCATAAATACGTGTTCACCCCTGATGGTAACTGTAACCGAGAAGCCTTTGACGTTTACCTGGACATCTGTGATGATGACGActtctga